The following coding sequences are from one Oryzisolibacter sp. LB2S window:
- a CDS encoding D-serine ammonia-lyase, whose protein sequence is MTEATTHDAQAALLRRAVPCLWLNPGRKAQPPEGLAVAGRQIGAGDIQAAAARMARFAPLLARLFPELHEAGGVIESPLLPAPTLAPALGLGLVAEQGRLWIKADHLLPVAGSVKARGGIHEVLEHAEALALGHGLLTPASGPEDYQALAGPAARALFARHTVAVGSTGNLGLSIGVAASALGFRAVVHMSLEAKEWKKQRLRQRGVQVVEHAGDYEAAVAAGRTQAGADPYSHFVDDERSLSLLLGYSAAAPHLKRQLHAAGIAVDAAHPLFVYLPCGVGGAPAGITFGLRQVLGPHVHCFFAEPVQSPCFMLQMLAGQGAHPSVYDWGLTNQTEADGLAVPRASQPAAELMAPLLSGCLTVPDDELFRHLVRVLDATGERIEPSAAAGFAGPAMLLGTDAGRAWLAAQGLAAQLPQATHLVWTTGGLFVPDEEYQRFVQRGRALKEHS, encoded by the coding sequence ATGACCGAAGCCACCACACATGATGCTCAGGCCGCGCTGCTGCGCCGGGCAGTTCCCTGCCTGTGGCTCAACCCCGGGCGGAAGGCGCAGCCGCCCGAGGGCCTGGCCGTCGCCGGCCGCCAGATTGGTGCAGGCGACATACAGGCGGCCGCGGCGCGGATGGCGCGCTTTGCGCCGCTGCTCGCGCGCCTGTTTCCCGAGCTGCATGAGGCGGGCGGCGTAATCGAGTCGCCGCTGCTGCCCGCGCCCACGCTGGCGCCGGCCCTGGGCCTGGGCCTGGTTGCAGAACAGGGACGGCTGTGGATCAAGGCCGACCATCTGCTGCCCGTGGCCGGTTCGGTCAAGGCGCGCGGCGGCATCCACGAGGTGCTCGAGCATGCCGAGGCCCTGGCCCTGGGCCATGGCCTGCTCACGCCGGCGTCGGGCCCCGAGGACTACCAGGCCCTGGCCGGCCCGGCCGCGCGCGCGCTGTTTGCGCGCCACACGGTGGCCGTGGGCTCCACCGGTAACCTGGGGCTGAGCATAGGCGTGGCCGCCTCGGCCCTGGGTTTTCGCGCCGTGGTGCATATGTCACTCGAGGCCAAGGAATGGAAGAAGCAGCGCCTGCGCCAGCGCGGCGTGCAGGTGGTGGAGCATGCGGGCGACTACGAGGCCGCCGTGGCCGCGGGCCGCACCCAGGCCGGCGCCGACCCGTACAGCCATTTTGTCGATGACGAGCGCTCGCTGTCGCTGCTGCTGGGCTACAGCGCCGCCGCGCCGCACTTGAAGCGCCAGCTGCACGCGGCAGGCATCGCGGTGGACGCCGCGCACCCGCTGTTCGTCTACCTGCCCTGCGGCGTGGGAGGCGCGCCCGCGGGCATCACGTTTGGCCTGCGCCAGGTGCTGGGCCCGCATGTGCACTGCTTTTTTGCCGAGCCCGTGCAGTCGCCCTGCTTCATGCTGCAGATGTTGGCGGGGCAGGGTGCCCACCCTTCGGTGTACGACTGGGGCCTCACAAACCAGACCGAGGCGGACGGCCTGGCCGTACCGCGCGCCTCGCAGCCCGCGGCCGAACTGATGGCGCCGCTGCTCTCGGGCTGCCTCACGGTGCCTGACGACGAGCTGTTTCGCCATCTGGTGCGGGTGCTGGACGCGACTGGCGAGCGCATCGAGCCCTCGGCCGCCGCGGGCTTTGCCGGCCCGGCCATGCTGCTGGGCACGGATGCGGGTCGCGCCTGGCTGGCCGCGCAGGGGCTGGCCGCGCAGCTGCCGCAGGCCACGCACCTGGTCTGGACCACGGGCGGGCTGTTCGTGCCCGACGAGGAATACCAGCGCTTTGTGCAACGCGGCCGCGCCCTGAAGGAACACTCATGA
- a CDS encoding SMR family transporter — translation MHPYILLGISIVAEVVATSALKSSQGLTRVGPAALAVLGYCLAFYLVSKVMNHMPTGVVNAVWSGLGIVLISLVGWIVYGQKLDLPAMLGMAMIVGGVLVMQLFSKTAGH, via the coding sequence ATGCACCCCTACATCCTGCTCGGCATCTCCATCGTGGCCGAGGTCGTCGCCACCTCGGCCCTCAAATCCTCCCAAGGCCTCACGCGCGTGGGGCCGGCGGCGCTGGCCGTGCTCGGCTACTGCCTGGCGTTCTATCTGGTCTCCAAGGTCATGAACCACATGCCCACGGGCGTGGTCAATGCCGTGTGGTCGGGGCTGGGCATCGTGCTGATCTCGCTCGTGGGCTGGATTGTGTACGGGCAGAAGCTGGACCTGCCGGCCATGTTGGGCATGGCCATGATTGTTGGGGGCGTGCTGGTGATGCAGCTCTTTTCCAAGACCGCGGGGCATTGA